GAGCACGGTCACCATAGGACGTGCGCGGTCTGACGGGAGCACCTGGTCGAGGATCCAGTCACTCCCCTCGCCCTGCCCGCCGCGCGCCTGTACTGCTTCGAACAGCAGCCCGGGGCTCGTCACGCAGACGATGTCAGCATCCACCCCGAGCACTGCGAGGCGGGTGGCCGCGTCGACAGCATCCGGAATCATCGCGCCCATCGCGGCGATCGTCGCGACCGGCTGCTCCGCGCTGCGCAGGCGGTAGCCGCCGGCGACGACCTGACGCCGACGGCGTTCCCGCGCGGCCGGGTCCACCGGGATCGCGGCGAGTGCCTGATCGACCCGCTTGGTCGACAGGCGCAGGTAGGCGGATCTGCCGCCGGGGCGGGCCATCTGCGACATGGCGGCGAGCAGCATCCACTCGACCTCCTGCATGAAGGCGGGCTCGAAGCTGATGCACTCGGGCTGCTCCAGGCCGATCGACGGGGTCTTGATCGATTGGTGAGCGCCGCCCTCGGCGGCCAGCGAGACCCCTGACGGCGTGCCGATGAGGATCGACTGGCCGCCCGTATACATGCCGTACGACCACGGTTCCAGCGCGCGCTCCACGAACGGGTCGTAGAGCACACCGATCGGGAACAGCGGTTGCCCCCAACGGCTCCAGGTGGTGCCGAGCTCGCTGACGAGGCTCACCAGGTTGACCTCGGCAATGCCCAGCTCGATGTGCTGGCCGCTCGGCCGCTCGCGCCAGTGCATGATGGTCTCGGGGTCGTCGGCGAACCAGTTCTGACGGTCGCTGGTCGACCAGACACCAGCCTTGTTCAGCCACCCCGCGAGGTTCGTGCTGCTGGAGACGTCGGGACTCGCAGTCACCACCCGTCGCGCGACCTCGGGTGCGGATCGGGTCAGATCCAGCAGCACCCGGCCGAGGGCGGCCTGGGTCGTACCGGTTCCCGAAGGGGTGCGGCCGAAATCGGCGGGAACCGTCGGCGGAGTCACGTCCACCACCGGATCCCGTCGCAACCGCTCGGCCGCCTCCGCGCACAGATGCCCCTCGGCGGAGTCGGGGTCGAAGCGCGCCCACGGTGCGGCAGGATCCATGCCCAGCTCGTCCGCAAGCTGATCGTACTGCTCGAAGGTCAGCAGAGAGGAGTGATTCTGCGGATGCCCCGCCGTCGGAAGCCCATGGCCCTTGATCGTGTACGCGATGATGACCGTCGGGCGGGTGTCGTCGATCTGCGCGAAGGCGGCGCGCAGCACTGCCAGATCGTGCCCGCCGAGGTTGCGGATCGTGCTCACGAGTTCGTCGTCGCCGATGGCGTCGAGAAGAGAGCGGATGCCGGCTGCGGCAGTATCCGCTCCTGGCAGCCGCTGCCGCAGCTCATCCGCCGGACAGCGCAGCAGACGCTGGAATTCGGCGTTGGGCATGTCGAGGATACGGGCGCGCAGCGCCTCGCCGCCCGGGCGACGGAACAGCTCCTCGAGTTGCCCGCCGAACGGTACGGTGATGACCTGCCATCCGGCAGCGCCGAACATCCGCTCGATCTTTCCCGCCGCGATGTTCGGCACGACCCGGTCGAGCGACTGGCGGTTGAGGTCGATGATCCAGACGAGCTCGCCGAGGTCTGGCACGTGCGGGTCGAGCAGAGCCTCCCAGATGGCCCCCTCATCGAGCTCGGCATCGCCGACCAGGGAGTACTGGCGTCCGTACGACGGTGTTCCGGAGACCGACGACGCATAACGACGCGAGATCGCACCCCAGATCGGGGCCGTGGCGCCGATGCCCACGGAGCCCGTGGAGTAGTCGACGGTGTCGGGGTCCTTCGACCGGCTCGGGTAGCCCTGAACTCCGCCGAACCTGCGGAGTGTGGTCATGTGCTCCTCGCCGATCTCGCCGAGCAGGTAGTTGATGGCATGCAGCACAGGCGATGCGTGCGGCTTGACCGATACGCGGTCTTCGGCGCGCAGCTGCTCGAACCACAGCGCTGTCATGATCGTCGCGATGGACGCACTCGATGCCTGATGGCCGCCGACCTTCAGGCCAGAGACGCTGGCACGAACACGGTTCGCGTGGTGGATCATCGACGTCGCGAGCCACAACACCCGCCGCTCGATGGTGGCGAGCGCAATGAGATCGGAGGTGGGGGACCCAAAGGGTTCGGCGGGAGCGATGGCGATAGGCATATGGCGGATTCCTTGAATCTGAGGCGCGGCGGCTTCGCCGTTCCTCATCGCGTTCCGACCCTCTTGGGGTGCGGGAGCTCCCGATTCGGGTTGCATCGGGAGCTGGCCGGGAGATAGGCAGATGGTTCCGCCATTGGATCAAGACCGTCCGTGGTGCACAATAGGCAGCATTCAAATCGAGCAGAACGCGCAAATCTAAGTTTCAACAACGACAGGACATGATCACAGTGGCACGCAACCGCCTGGCCGACCGAACCGACCGCAGCCTGCTTCGCGAACTCATCCGCAATCCCAGCAGCACCACCCTCGCCTTGGCTGAGGCAACCGGTCTGGCCAGGAACACCGTGCGCGCCCGTCTCGTCCGATACGACGAGGACGGCACGCTGCGCTCCTTCCAGCGACGCATCGATCCTGGCGTGCTCGGCTACCAGCTGAGCGCCTATGTCGTCACCAGCGTGACCCAGCGCAAGCTCGACCGCGTCGGGGAGTCGCTCGCCGCGATCCCGGAGGTCGTCGAAGTGCTCGGTCTGTCAGGCATCACCGATCTGATGATCCGCGTCGTCGCCCGAGACGCCGACGACCTCTACCGCATCGCGGGGCGCATCCTCGACGTCGACGGCGTGAAACGCACCACGACCGGCCTGGTCATGCGCGAGATGGTCGCATACCGCGTCGAGCAGCTGCTCTGACCCTCGACCCGGGGCGGTTCATCGGCGCTCCGCCCATCGGATAGGATGGACAGGTTGTTCCTGGTGACGTGTCCGAGCGGCCGAAGGAGCACGCTTGGAAAGCGTGTGTTGTGCAAGCAACCGCGGGTTCGAATCCCGCCGTCACCGCCAATGGTCCGAGCCCTGGGACGAAGTCCCGGGGCTCGGACCATTTCCGTGGCGGTTGGCACTTCGGGCAATAGGGCCGCACGCGGCCGGAGGCTCCGCGCGCCGCCTGCCCGCACGACGCAGGCCGACCTCCGCGACGAGGCGTTGTGCGGAGCGGCCGCGAGGGACTCCGATCCCGCCGTCGAGCGCACCAGCCTAGAGTTTCCCTCATGGCTGACATCGATGTGGACGTGCTCGTCATCGGATGGGGAAAGGGCGGCAAGACCCTCGCGGGAGCGCTCGGTCGCAAGGGACGATCCGTCGCCCTCGTCGAGCAGTCGAAGGCGATGTACGGCGGCAGCTGCATCAACATCGCCTGCATCCCGACGAAGGACCTCGTGCACAGCGCATCCGAACGCCGTCCCGAGGACGACCCGCAGGCCTGGTTCTCCGCCGCCGTCGGCGGCCGCGATGCGCTGACCGAGAAGCTCCGCGCCCGCAATCACGCGATGCTCGCCGAGGTCGCCACCGTCACCCTCATCGACGGCCGCGCCCGCTTCACCGGCGCGCACGACGTGCAGGTGACCGCGGGCGAGGACACGCTCACCGTGCACTCCGACACGATCATCATCAACACCGGGACAGAGCCGGCCGAGCCCCGGTTCCCGGTCGACAGCACGCGGGTGTTCGATTCGACCACGATCCAGCACGTCGATCCGCTCCCCGAGCGTCTGGTCGTGGTCGGCGGCGGATACGTCGGCCTGGAATTGACGGGGATGTTCTCGAAGTTCGGCTCGCAGGTCACGATGATCGACCACGGCGAGACGTTCATGCGGAACGAGGATCGCGACGTGGCGGATGCCGCCCGCGCCCTGCTCAAGGAGTCGGGCGTGCAGGTCATCCTCGGCGGCGATGTGCGCAGCATCCGCGACGAGGCCGGCAGCACGACCGTGGAACTCGCCGTCGGCGACAAGACCCGCACCCTCACGACGGATGCCGTGCTCGTCGCGGTCGGCCGGCATCCGGTCACCGCTGAGCTCGGACTCGACGCCGCGGGCGTCGCGCTCGACGAGCGCGGCTACGTCGTCGTCGACGACCGGCTGCGCACGTCGGTCCCGCACATCTTCGCCGTCGGCGACGTCAACGGCGGACCGCAGTTCACCTACATCTCGCTGGACGACAACCGCATCGTCATGGACGAGCTGAACGGACCGGGCACACGATCGACCACGGACCGCACGGCGGTGCCGTACACGGTCTTCCTCACCCCTCCGCTCGGCCGCGTCGGCATGAACGAGGCCCAGGCGCGCGAGAGCGGGCGGCGCGTCCTCATCGCCGCGAAGCCCATCGTGGACATCGCCGCGATGCCGCGCCCGAAGATCGTCGGCGAGACCCACGGACTCATCAAGGTGCTCATCGACGCGGACTCCGACCTGGTGCTGGGAGCCGCAGTCTTCTCGATCGACGCGCAGGAGGTCATCAACCTCATCGCCCTCGCCATGCGCCACGACGTGACGGCCACCGAACTGCGCGACAGCATCTGGACCCATCCTTCGAGCACCGAAGCGCTCAACGAGGTGCTCGCCACGACCCGCCCCCTGGACGCCTGAGCCGGATCAGCCGAAGAGCACGCCGTACATGGTGCTGCCCGGCCCCGACTCCAGCCGATGCATGCCGATCCGTTCATAGAACGCGCCGGCACCGGTGTTCTCCGGATTCATCCCCAGGTGCAGGCCCGGCACGCCGCGTCGGCGCAGCTCGGTGAACAGCGTCTCGATCAGTCGGCGTCCGAGTCCCTGTCCCTGCGTCTCGGGTAACAGATCGATGTGCAGGTGCGCCGGGTACTGCGTCGCATGCGCCTCACGGCCCGGTGCTCGACTGCTCGCGTAGCCGAGCATGCCGTCCTGGCGGGTCGGCTCAGCCTCCCCCGACAGCGGGTAGCGGGCCTCGACGCCCGGCCACCACTCATCCCGGAACCACGTCTCGAAGGCCTCGGTGTCGTCCGTCGACACGATGTAGCCGATCGTGCGTCCGTCGGGCGATTCCACGACCCAGGCGAGATCCGGATGCCGCTCCACGTACGGCACGGCGAAGATGTCGCCCCACAGCCGGTCATCGTCGAACAGGCCGGTGGCGTCGGCCCCGGCATCCGCCGTCCTCACGCACACCTCGTACATCGCGTCACGGTCGGAGGGCAGGTAGGGGCGGATGCGGGACACGGCTGCGCCGGACTCGGCCGGCTCGGTCATGGAAGCTCCTTCTCGCTCGATGCGGAGACCGTGGCGTCCCGGGAAGGCAGGGCCCATCGCCCCAGCACGGCGGCCACCAGCAGGGCTGCGGCCGCGCCGATCAGCATCCCGCCGATCGTGTCGGTGAGCCAGTGCACGCTGAGGATCGTGCGCGACAGGGCCATCGCCAGTGTCCAGATGATGCCCGCGATGACGATCCACCGTTTTCGGAAGATGATGATCAGCACGACCGCGATGGTCGCCGCGTTGGCCGTATGCCCCGAGGGGAATGATCCGAAATCCGAGGGCACCAGCAGGTCCTCCGGCCGCGCGCGCCCGAAGATCTCCTTGATCAGCTGCGTCAGGCCGACGCTCACCAGGAAGGTCACCGCGGCGTAGACCGCGGCCCGCCATCGGCGCATCGCCGCCAGCATCCCGAGAAGCAGCAGGGGCACCAGGAACGTGGCGACCCAGCCTCCGCCGATGATGTTCAGCGCGTAGGCGATCGATAGCATCCAGGGCTGCCGGATCTGCACCATCAGCCGGTCCCAGCTGGGATCCAGCCCGTCGACCGCTCCTCCGAAGAGGACGACGACCACCCACCCCAGGACGACGGCGGCGGCCAGCAGCGCGCCGCCCGAGATCAGCATCCGAGTTCGGGTCATCGTCCTATTCTGCCTGTCACCGATCCGCCCGCCCTGCATGCGACCGGGGATACGCTCTGATCATGAGCTTCGCCACCTCCCACCTGCTCCTCGCGGCATCCGCCGGCGACCTCGTCGCCTCGCACCCGGTCGAGGAGGGGCGCGTGCGTCCGCACCGCACCCTCGACGGCGACGGGTTCAAGATCCGCACTCTGGTCATGGATGCCGGATCGGTGCTGCGCGAGCACAAGGCTCCCGTGCCGATCCTCGTGACCGTCATCTCCGGGCGCATCCTGTTCCGCGTCGCCGGAGTCGAGTACGACCTCACCGCCGGTGGGACCATCCAGGTCGCGGCATCCGAGCCCCACGAACTGGAGGCCGTCGAGGCCTCGCACGTGCTGCTCACCCTGATGGGCTGACCCGCTCCCGTGCGCCCGGCTCAGGGGGCGAGCATCGCCACCGTGCGCGGACGCACGATCAGCCACAGCGCCAGGATCGCGATCACCGCGCAGCCGACCATCACGATCGCCATGGTCGTCGCAGTGATCCCCGAACCTGTCGAGATCAGACCCACGGCGGGCGAGATGATCGCGGCGACGCCGTTGTTGCTGGCGCCGAGCACGGATGCCGCGGTGCCGGCCGCCTTGCCGTGCCGGTCCAGTGCCAGCACCTGCACGCACGGGAAGGTGAATCCGCAGGCGGTCATGAACAGCCACAGCGGGATCACCGTGCCCCAGAACCCGGCTCCGACCTGGTCGCAGACGATGATCGCCGTGCCCGAGATCAGCAGCATCACGGTCGAGAACGCCATCACCCACTGCGGGCCGAAGCGCGCCGCCAGTCGCGAGGCCGCCTGCACCCCGCCGACCACGCCGATCGAGTTCGCCGCGAACAGCAGGCCGTATGCCTGCGGGTCGAGTCCGTGGGTCTGCTGGAACAGGAACGGCGAAGCCGAGAGGTAGGAGAACAGGCCCGAGAAGGTCATCCCGCCGATGATCAGCACGCCGACGAAGACCCGGTCCGAGAACACGCTGCGATAGCGCTGCAACACGGTGCTCGATCCGCGCTCCTGACGCCGCTCGCGCGGCAGGGTCTCGGGCAGCACGATGAGGGCGGCGACGAGCATGACGAACCCGTAGCCGGCGAGCACGACGAAGATCCCCCGCCATGGCATCACCGCGAGCAGGGCCGAGCCGATCAGCGGCGCGACGACCGGTGCGACGCCCGAGACCAGGGCGAGGCGCGACAGCATCACCACCAGGCGGCGTCCGCCGAACAGGTCACGCACGATCGCCATCGCCACCACGCCGCCGGCCGCGGCGCCGATGCCCATCACCACGCGCGCGCCGCCGAGCAGGATCAGATCCGGCGCGATGGCCGCGGCGACGCTGGCGAGCACATGCAGCGCGGTCACCGAGATGAGCGGCACCCGCCGGCCGACCTTGTCGCTGAGCGGGCCGACGACCAGCTGCCCGATCGCGAAGCCGATCATGGTGCCGGTGAGGGTGAGCTGGATCATCGCCGCCGAGGTGGCGAAATCGGCCTCGAGCTGCGGGAACGCGGGCAGGTACAGGTCGATCGTGAACGGCCCGAGCGCGGTGAGCGCCCCGAGCAGGATGATGTACAGCACCCGGCGGGCTGCGGGAATCGCATCCCCGGGGTGCAGCATGACCGGCGCGGTCGCCGGGTCGGAGCCGAGCGTGCGGATGGCTCCGGTGGGCGTGGACGTGCGGATCGTTCCGGTGATGATGCGGAGGCTGCCAGTGGGAGTGCGTTCGTCGGTCACGCGGGACTTTCACAGAGAAGGCGGATGCTGCGCCGAAACGATTCGACGCGCGAGAAGTCTCCTATGTTACTCGCACGGCTCCCGCCCTTCGCACCCCGATCCTGCGTCCCGCGTCCCGAACGCCAAGCCGCGAGAAACCACATCGGCCGCGAGAAACCACGCGTGCGCGTGTTTCTCACGCGGAATGTGGTTTCTCGCGGGAGGGCGGAGCCGACGCCGGGGTCAGCGGGCGATGCGGCCGAGTGCCTCATCGAGGTCGGCGATGAGGTCGGAGACGTCTTCGATGCCGACCGACAGTCGCACCACGTTCTCCGGCACGGCCAGCGCCGTGCCGCGCACCGAGGCGTGCGTCATCTCGGGCGGGTAGCCGATCAGCGACTCGACGCCGCCGAGGGATTCGGCGAGCTGGAACAGCGAGGTCGACTCGGCGAGCGCGCGGGCCGCCTCGGGCCCCGCGCTCAGGCCCAGCGACAGCATCCCGCCGAAGCCGCTCATCTGCCGGGCGGCGATCTCGTGGCCGGGGTGCGATGCCAGACCCGGGTAGAACACGGTCTCGAACTCGGGACGCCCGGCCGCCCACTCGGCGATCGTCTGCGCGTTCTCGCTGTGCTGGCGCACCCGCACGGCGAGCGTCTTGATGCCGCGGGTGGTCAGCCACGCGTCCAGCGGGGCCGAGACGGCGCCGACGGCGAACTGCTGGAACTTCACGGCCTCCGCGAAACGGTCATCGCCCAGCACCACGGCGCCCCCGAGCACGTCGGAGTGCCCGCCGAGGTACTTGGTCGTTGAGTGCACGACGATGTCGGCGCCGAGAGCGAGCGGCTGCTGCAGCGCCGGCGAGGCGAAGGTGTTGTCGACGACGAGCACCGCACCGGCGGCGTGCGCGATCTCGGCGACCGCCGCGATGTCGACGATCTTCAGCAGTGGGTTGCTGGGGGTCTCGAGCCAGACGATCTTCGTCT
This is a stretch of genomic DNA from Microbacterium sp. YJN-G. It encodes these proteins:
- a CDS encoding transketolase-like TK C-terminal-containing protein, with translation MPIAIAPAEPFGSPTSDLIALATIERRVLWLATSMIHHANRVRASVSGLKVGGHQASSASIATIMTALWFEQLRAEDRVSVKPHASPVLHAINYLLGEIGEEHMTTLRRFGGVQGYPSRSKDPDTVDYSTGSVGIGATAPIWGAISRRYASSVSGTPSYGRQYSLVGDAELDEGAIWEALLDPHVPDLGELVWIIDLNRQSLDRVVPNIAAGKIERMFGAAGWQVITVPFGGQLEELFRRPGGEALRARILDMPNAEFQRLLRCPADELRQRLPGADTAAAGIRSLLDAIGDDELVSTIRNLGGHDLAVLRAAFAQIDDTRPTVIIAYTIKGHGLPTAGHPQNHSSLLTFEQYDQLADELGMDPAAPWARFDPDSAEGHLCAEAAERLRRDPVVDVTPPTVPADFGRTPSGTGTTQAALGRVLLDLTRSAPEVARRVVTASPDVSSSTNLAGWLNKAGVWSTSDRQNWFADDPETIMHWRERPSGQHIELGIAEVNLVSLVSELGTTWSRWGQPLFPIGVLYDPFVERALEPWSYGMYTGGQSILIGTPSGVSLAAEGGAHQSIKTPSIGLEQPECISFEPAFMQEVEWMLLAAMSQMARPGGRSAYLRLSTKRVDQALAAIPVDPAARERRRRQVVAGGYRLRSAEQPVATIAAMGAMIPDAVDAATRLAVLGVDADIVCVTSPGLLFEAVQARGGQGEGSDWILDQVLPSDRARPMVTVLDGHPHALAFLGGVHGVPARHLGVSRFGQSGDLADVYRYHGIDADSIVRAVLDVTA
- a CDS encoding Lrp/AsnC family transcriptional regulator, with translation MITVARNRLADRTDRSLLRELIRNPSSTTLALAEATGLARNTVRARLVRYDEDGTLRSFQRRIDPGVLGYQLSAYVVTSVTQRKLDRVGESLAAIPEVVEVLGLSGITDLMIRVVARDADDLYRIAGRILDVDGVKRTTTGLVMREMVAYRVEQLL
- a CDS encoding FAD-dependent oxidoreductase, translated to MADIDVDVLVIGWGKGGKTLAGALGRKGRSVALVEQSKAMYGGSCINIACIPTKDLVHSASERRPEDDPQAWFSAAVGGRDALTEKLRARNHAMLAEVATVTLIDGRARFTGAHDVQVTAGEDTLTVHSDTIIINTGTEPAEPRFPVDSTRVFDSTTIQHVDPLPERLVVVGGGYVGLELTGMFSKFGSQVTMIDHGETFMRNEDRDVADAARALLKESGVQVILGGDVRSIRDEAGSTTVELAVGDKTRTLTTDAVLVAVGRHPVTAELGLDAAGVALDERGYVVVDDRLRTSVPHIFAVGDVNGGPQFTYISLDDNRIVMDELNGPGTRSTTDRTAVPYTVFLTPPLGRVGMNEAQARESGRRVLIAAKPIVDIAAMPRPKIVGETHGLIKVLIDADSDLVLGAAVFSIDAQEVINLIALAMRHDVTATELRDSIWTHPSSTEALNEVLATTRPLDA
- a CDS encoding GNAT family N-acetyltransferase; protein product: MTEPAESGAAVSRIRPYLPSDRDAMYEVCVRTADAGADATGLFDDDRLWGDIFAVPYVERHPDLAWVVESPDGRTIGYIVSTDDTEAFETWFRDEWWPGVEARYPLSGEAEPTRQDGMLGYASSRAPGREAHATQYPAHLHIDLLPETQGQGLGRRLIETLFTELRRRGVPGLHLGMNPENTGAGAFYERIGMHRLESGPGSTMYGVLFG
- a CDS encoding phosphatase PAP2 family protein, with the protein product MTRTRMLISGGALLAAAVVLGWVVVVLFGGAVDGLDPSWDRLMVQIRQPWMLSIAYALNIIGGGWVATFLVPLLLLGMLAAMRRWRAAVYAAVTFLVSVGLTQLIKEIFGRARPEDLLVPSDFGSFPSGHTANAATIAVVLIIIFRKRWIVIAGIIWTLAMALSRTILSVHWLTDTIGGMLIGAAAALLVAAVLGRWALPSRDATVSASSEKELP
- a CDS encoding cupin domain-containing protein, whose product is MSFATSHLLLAASAGDLVASHPVEEGRVRPHRTLDGDGFKIRTLVMDAGSVLREHKAPVPILVTVISGRILFRVAGVEYDLTAGGTIQVAASEPHELEAVEASHVLLTLMG
- a CDS encoding multidrug effflux MFS transporter, which produces MLHPGDAIPAARRVLYIILLGALTALGPFTIDLYLPAFPQLEADFATSAAMIQLTLTGTMIGFAIGQLVVGPLSDKVGRRVPLISVTALHVLASVAAAIAPDLILLGGARVVMGIGAAAGGVVAMAIVRDLFGGRRLVVMLSRLALVSGVAPVVAPLIGSALLAVMPWRGIFVVLAGYGFVMLVAALIVLPETLPRERRQERGSSTVLQRYRSVFSDRVFVGVLIIGGMTFSGLFSYLSASPFLFQQTHGLDPQAYGLLFAANSIGVVGGVQAASRLAARFGPQWVMAFSTVMLLISGTAIIVCDQVGAGFWGTVIPLWLFMTACGFTFPCVQVLALDRHGKAAGTAASVLGASNNGVAAIISPAVGLISTGSGITATTMAIVMVGCAVIAILALWLIVRPRTVAMLAP
- a CDS encoding cystathionine gamma-synthase — protein: MTDRAFATRAIHAGQAPDPVTGAIIPPIYQASTHVQDGIGGFREGYEYNRAGNPTRSSLETQLAALEGGASALSFASGLAAEDALLRGILRPGDHVVLGNDVYGGTYRLLTKVLAPWGIETTTVELQDPDAVRAALRPETKIVWLETPSNPLLKIVDIAAVAEIAHAAGAVLVVDNTFASPALQQPLALGADIVVHSTTKYLGGHSDVLGGAVVLGDDRFAEAVKFQQFAVGAVSAPLDAWLTTRGIKTLAVRVRQHSENAQTIAEWAAGRPEFETVFYPGLASHPGHEIAARQMSGFGGMLSLGLSAGPEAARALAESTSLFQLAESLGGVESLIGYPPEMTHASVRGTALAVPENVVRLSVGIEDVSDLIADLDEALGRIAR